From Phragmites australis chromosome 5, lpPhrAust1.1, whole genome shotgun sequence, a single genomic window includes:
- the LOC133919036 gene encoding protein FANTASTIC FOUR 3-like — protein MAAMACAYAYEGTRPPLMPATPARSSQIPEPFDVDDGRGVKPALPLPPPTPPLRPSKVPSSLLPHHLGLCTEGLGSESSGDVDLGDVVNDVDKDASVNDVQAGQALPCNRQHRDSDEEPTRTRSWRAFSPPISVIGASGKPWLYLRPHRADGRLVLREMRIPSRELLQARREDGRFKLHFAQPQPEEE, from the coding sequence ATGGCCGCGATGGCATGCGCCTACGCGTACGAGGGGACCCGGCCACCGCTGATGCCAGCGACGCCAGCAAGATCCTCGCAGATACCGGAGCCGTTCGACGTCGATGACGGCCGCGGCGTCAAGCCAGCTCTTCCGCTGCCTCCACCAACACCACCGCTACGACCCTCCAAGGTGCCGTCGTCCCTCTTGCCTCACCACCTCGGCCTCTGCACCGAGGGCCTCGGCTCCGAGAGCTCCGGCGACGTCGATCTTGGTGATGTCGTCAACGACGTCGACAAGGACGCCAGCGTCAACGACGTCCAAGCCGGGCAGGCCCTGCCATGCAATAGGCAGCACCGTGACAGTGACGAGGAGCCGACGAGGACCAGGAGCTGGAGGGCGTTCTCCCCGCCGATCTCGGTGATCGGGGCCAGCGGGAAGCCGTGGCTCTACCTCCGGCCTCACCGGGCAGACGGCCGCCTGGTGCTGCGGGAGATGAGGATACCGTCCAGGGAGCTGCTCCAGGCGCGCCGGGAGGACGGCCGGTTCAAGCTCCACTTCGCCCAACCCCAACCGGAGGAGGAATAA
- the LOC133919038 gene encoding small ribosomal subunit protein uS11y-like: protein MSGRKKTREPKEENVTLGPAVREGEYVFGVARIFASFNDTFIHVTDLSGRETLVRITGGMKVKADRDESSPYAAMLAAQDVAQRCKELGITALHIKLRATGGNKTKTPGPGAQSALRALARSGMKIGRIEDVTPIPTDSTRRKGGRRGRRL from the exons atg TccgggaggaagaagacgcgGGAACCCAAGGAGGAGAACGTGACGCTCGGCCCCGCCGTCCGCGAGGGCGAGTACGTCTTCGGCGTCGCGCGCATCTTTGCTTCCTTCAACGACACCTTCATC CATGTGACGGATCTGTCCGGGAGGGAAACTCTTGTCCGCATCACTG GTGGCATGAAGGTTAAAGCTGATCGTGATGAGTCCTCACCTTACGCAGCTATGCTTGCAGCACAGGATGTTGCTCAAAGATGCAAG GAGCTTGGAATTACTGCTCTGCATATTAAGCTTCGTGCTACTGGTGGAAACAAGACCAAAACTCCTGGCCCTGGTGCTCAGTCCGCCCTGAGAGCACTTGCTCGATCGGGCATGAAGATTGGTCGTATTG AGGATGTCACTCCAATCCCGACTGACAGCACCCGCAGAAAAGGTGGTAGAAGGGGAAGGAGGCTGTAA
- the LOC133919037 gene encoding protein ORANGE-LIKE, chloroplastic isoform X1: MSCLAAPPAAVRLLLAAPPCPLRFLGRLPCALRGRGEGGVGSGRRQQVLRRCSSACESRAAGDGGLSSFCIIEGPETIEDFVQMQSQEIQDNIKSRRNKIFLLMEEVRRLRVQQRIRTAESKGASSEENEMPEIPSTIPFMPHASPKTMKQLYMTSFSVISGIIIFGGLVAPILELKLGLGGTSYEDFIRSMHLPLQLSQIDPIVASFSGGAVGVISALMLVEVRNVRQQEKKRCTYCHGTGYLPCARCSANGMLLSTKHFSISRANGHNMWSTSERCQNCSGAGKVMCPTCLCTGMAMASEHDPRIDPFD, encoded by the exons ATGTCCTGCCTCGCCGCGCCACCTGCGGCGGTGCGCCTTCTCCTGGCGGCCCCTCCTTGTCCTTTGCGGTTCCTGGGGCGGCTGCCTTGCGCGTTGCGGGGAAGGGGAGAGGGAGGAGTCGGGTCCGGCCGGCGGCAGCAGGTGCTGCGGCGGTGCTCCTCCGCCTGCGAGTCCAGGGCGGCCGGGGACGGCGGCCTCTCCAG TTTTTGCATTATTGAAGGCCCGGAGACAATCGAAGACTTTGTTCAGATGCAATCACAAGAGATTCAAGACAACATCAAGAGCCGTCGTAACAAAATTTTCCTTTTAATGGAAGAG GTTAGACGATTGCGGGTGCAGCAGCGAATCCGAACTGCCGAAAGCAAAGGTGCCAGCAGTGAAGAAAATGAAATGCCTGAGATTCCATCAACTATTCCGTTTATGCCTCATGCG TCACCAAAGACAATGAAGCAACTCTATATGACATCATTCTCTGTCATATCTGGGATAATCATTTTTGGAGGCTTGGTAGCCCCAATA CTTGAACTGAAATTAGGGCTGGGTGGTACATCTTATGAAGATTTTATACGGAGCATGCACTTGCCTCTTCAGTTGAG TCAGATAGATCCCATAGTAGCATCATTTTCGGGTGGCGCAGTTGGTGTAATCTCAGCCTTGATGTTGGTTGAAGTGAGAAATGTGAGGCAgcaagagaagaaaagatgcaCATATTGCCATGGGACTG GATACCTCCCATGCGCTCGTTGTTCTGCTAACGGAATGTTATTGAGCACAAAGCACTTTTCAATTTCACGTGCCAATGGGCATAATATGTGGTCTACAAGTGAAAGGTGTCAGAATTGTTCAGGAGCTGGAAAG GTGATGTGCCCCACATGCTTGTGCACAGGAATGGCGATGGCAAGTGAGCATGATCCACGGATAGACCCCTTCGATTAG
- the LOC133919037 gene encoding protein ORANGE-LIKE, chloroplastic isoform X2 — translation MSCLAAPPAAVRLLLAAPPCPLRFLGRLPCALRGRGEGGVGSGRRQQVLRRCSSACESRAAGDGGLSSFCIIEGPETIEDFVQMQSQEIQDNIKSRRNKIFLLMEEVRRLRVQQRIRTAESKGASSEENEMPEIPSTIPFMPHASPKTMKQLYMTSFSVISGIIIFGGLVAPILELKLGLGGTSYEDFIRSMHLPLQLSQIDPIVASFSGGAVGVISALMLVEVRNVRQQEKKRCTYCHGTGDVPHMLVHRNGDGK, via the exons ATGTCCTGCCTCGCCGCGCCACCTGCGGCGGTGCGCCTTCTCCTGGCGGCCCCTCCTTGTCCTTTGCGGTTCCTGGGGCGGCTGCCTTGCGCGTTGCGGGGAAGGGGAGAGGGAGGAGTCGGGTCCGGCCGGCGGCAGCAGGTGCTGCGGCGGTGCTCCTCCGCCTGCGAGTCCAGGGCGGCCGGGGACGGCGGCCTCTCCAG TTTTTGCATTATTGAAGGCCCGGAGACAATCGAAGACTTTGTTCAGATGCAATCACAAGAGATTCAAGACAACATCAAGAGCCGTCGTAACAAAATTTTCCTTTTAATGGAAGAG GTTAGACGATTGCGGGTGCAGCAGCGAATCCGAACTGCCGAAAGCAAAGGTGCCAGCAGTGAAGAAAATGAAATGCCTGAGATTCCATCAACTATTCCGTTTATGCCTCATGCG TCACCAAAGACAATGAAGCAACTCTATATGACATCATTCTCTGTCATATCTGGGATAATCATTTTTGGAGGCTTGGTAGCCCCAATA CTTGAACTGAAATTAGGGCTGGGTGGTACATCTTATGAAGATTTTATACGGAGCATGCACTTGCCTCTTCAGTTGAG TCAGATAGATCCCATAGTAGCATCATTTTCGGGTGGCGCAGTTGGTGTAATCTCAGCCTTGATGTTGGTTGAAGTGAGAAATGTGAGGCAgcaagagaagaaaagatgcaCATATTGCCATGGGACTG GTGATGTGCCCCACATGCTTGTGCACAGGAATGGCGATGGCAAGTGA
- the LOC133919039 gene encoding cysteine and histidine-rich domain-containing protein RAR1-like isoform X1 translates to MFFQPIFHDGMKEWSCCKQRSHDFSLFLEIPGCTTGKHTTEKPVTKAVSANPPKPTPIQSSKQGVGADACARCRQGFFCSDHGSQPKAQKPATANDTNKEPVDTSSVPLPKKKIDINELRTCKNKGCGKSYKEKDNHDCACEYHPGPAVFHDRMRGWKCCDIHVKEFDEFMMIPPCTKGWHNADAA, encoded by the exons ATGTTTTTTCAGCCTATATTTCATGATGGCATGAAAGAGTGGAGCTGCTGCAAACAAAGAAGTCATGATTTTAGCTTATTTTTGGAGATACCTGG ATGCACAACAGGAAAGCATACGACTGAAAAACCAGTCACAAAAGCTGTTTCTGCTAACCCTCCGAAGCCAACACCAATCCAATCCTCTAAGCAGGGCGTTGGAGCTGATGCCTGTGCAAGGTGTCGTCAGGGTTTCTTCTGCTCTGATCATG GATCACAGCCCAAGGCACAAAAACCAGCTACGGCTAATGATACAAACAAGGAACCTGTTGACACATCCTCGGTTCCACTGCccaagaaaaaaattgatataAATGAACTGAGGACATGTAAAAACAAAGGATGTGGTAAATCCTACAAGGAGAAGGATAACCATGATTGTGCATGTGAGTACCACCCAGGTCCTGCTGTTTTCCATGATAGGATGAGAGGG TGGAAATGCTGTGATATTCATGTCAAGGAGTTTGACGAGTTCATGATGATACCTCCGTGCACTAAGGGGTGGCACAATGCTGATGCTGCGTGA
- the LOC133919039 gene encoding cysteine and histidine-rich domain-containing protein RAR1-like isoform X2: MSTTEAAKSACAPVRCQRIGCDALFTNDNNPEGSCQYHPSGPIFHDGMKEWSCCKQRSHDFSLFLEIPGCTTGKHTTEKPVTKAVSANPPKPTPIQSSKQGVGADACARCRQGFFCSDHGSQPKAQKPATANDTNKEPVDTSSVPLPKKKIDINELRTCKNKGCGKSYKEKDNHDCACEYHPGPAVFHDRMRGWKCCDIHVKEFDEFMMIPPCTKGWHNADAA; the protein is encoded by the exons ATGTCGACGACGgaggcggcgaagagcgcctgcGCGCCGGTGCGGTGCCAGCGAATCGGCTGCGACGCGTTGTTCACCAACGACAACAACCCCGAGGGCTCCTGCCAATACCACCCCTCC GGT CCTATATTTCATGATGGCATGAAAGAGTGGAGCTGCTGCAAACAAAGAAGTCATGATTTTAGCTTATTTTTGGAGATACCTGG ATGCACAACAGGAAAGCATACGACTGAAAAACCAGTCACAAAAGCTGTTTCTGCTAACCCTCCGAAGCCAACACCAATCCAATCCTCTAAGCAGGGCGTTGGAGCTGATGCCTGTGCAAGGTGTCGTCAGGGTTTCTTCTGCTCTGATCATG GATCACAGCCCAAGGCACAAAAACCAGCTACGGCTAATGATACAAACAAGGAACCTGTTGACACATCCTCGGTTCCACTGCccaagaaaaaaattgatataAATGAACTGAGGACATGTAAAAACAAAGGATGTGGTAAATCCTACAAGGAGAAGGATAACCATGATTGTGCATGTGAGTACCACCCAGGTCCTGCTGTTTTCCATGATAGGATGAGAGGG TGGAAATGCTGTGATATTCATGTCAAGGAGTTTGACGAGTTCATGATGATACCTCCGTGCACTAAGGGGTGGCACAATGCTGATGCTGCGTGA